The genome window CCTGGCGCTCAGGGTCGCCCGGGCGCGGTTCGAGGAGGTCAAGACCCTGGCCGACTTCGACTTCAAGGCCAACCCCAAGATCCCGGCGGCCCAGATCCGCGACCTGGCCACGTTGCGCTTCCTGGAGCACCAGGAGTCGGTCCTCATCTGCGGGCCGGTGGGCGTCGGCAAGTCCCACATCGCCCAGGCCCTGGGCTACGCCGCCTGCGAGAAGGGCTACCGCGTCCGCTACGTCAAGACACCCCGGCTGCTGGCGGACCTCGGCGGCGGCCGCGCCGACGGCACCTACGAGCAGCGCTTCCGCGGCTATCTCGCGCCCGACCTGCTCATCCTCGACGACTTCGGGCTCCACGCCTTCTCCGCCCCGCAGTCCGAGGACCTCTACCAGCTGGTCTGCGACCGCTACCTGCGGCGCTCGACCATCGTGGTCTCCAACCGGCCACCGCAGGACTGGTACGCGCTCTTCGCCGATCCGGTCCTCGCGGAGGGCGCGTTGGACCGGCTGGTCAACGCCTCCCACCACGTGCTGATCGAGGGGCCGAGCTACCGGCCGCGAAAGCGGCCCGGTCAAGCTACACCACCCAAACCGGCGCCTGCGCCCGACCGCAGTGAGGAGGTGACCCCCGCCGTGTAGCGAATCCGCCATCAGCCCCGGGTGGGGAATTCCTTGATC of Bacillota bacterium contains these proteins:
- the istB gene encoding IS21-like element helper ATPase IstB; translated protein: MQVHHLERTLKRLKLSGILATLQERLEQAQRQQLGYLEFLTLLLEDEVDRRGQKALALRVARARFEEVKTLADFDFKANPKIPAAQIRDLATLRFLEHQESVLICGPVGVGKSHIAQALGYAACEKGYRVRYVKTPRLLADLGGGRADGTYEQRFRGYLAPDLLILDDFGLHAFSAPQSEDLYQLVCDRYLRRSTIVVSNRPPQDWYALFADPVLAEGALDRLVNASHHVLIEGPSYRPRKRPGQATPPKPAPAPDRSEEVTPAV